The Gymnodinialimonas sp. 57CJ19 genome includes a window with the following:
- a CDS encoding DUF1476 domain-containing protein, producing MSTFDERENAFENKFAHDAEMQFKAEARRNKLMGLWVAEKIGKTGDDANAYAAEVVKADFEEAGHEDVMRKVMADLDGKVPEAEVRTKYDALLLVAKEQLMEEL from the coding sequence ATGTCCACTTTCGACGAACGCGAAAACGCCTTCGAAAACAAATTCGCCCATGACGCAGAAATGCAGTTCAAAGCCGAAGCCCGCCGAAACAAGCTGATGGGCCTTTGGGTGGCCGAGAAGATCGGCAAAACTGGCGATGACGCCAACGCCTATGCCGCTGAAGTCGTGAAGGCCGACTTCGAGGAAGCCGGCCACGAAGACGTCATGCGTAAAGTCATGGCGGATTTGGACGGCAAAGTGCCCGAGGCTGAGGTGCGCACCAAATACGACGCGCTTCTGCTCGTCGCGAAAGAACAATTGATGGAAGAACTGTAA
- the purS gene encoding phosphoribosylformylglycinamidine synthase subunit PurS, which yields MKAVVTVMLKQGVLDPQGAAVQSALGSMGFEGVSGVRQGKVIELELAEGTTEAQVGEMCEKLLANTVIESYRVEMGQ from the coding sequence ATGAAAGCCGTTGTGACTGTGATGTTGAAGCAGGGCGTGTTGGACCCACAGGGGGCGGCGGTTCAATCGGCGCTTGGCTCGATGGGGTTTGAGGGCGTGAGCGGCGTGCGTCAGGGGAAGGTGATCGAGCTGGAACTGGCCGAGGGCACGACGGAAGCACAGGTTGGAGAGATGTGCGAAAAGCTGCTCGCCAATACGGTGATCGAGAGCTACCGGGTGGAGATGGGCCAGTGA
- the bmt gene encoding betaine--homocysteine S-methyltransferase — MSDPLSRLLASRDWLMADGATGTVLFNMGLQSGDAPELWNVDHPERITKLYKGAVDAGSDIFLTNSFGGTAARLKLHNAQSRVHELNKAAAEIGRDVADKEGRDIIVAGSVGPTGEIMAPMGPLTHEIAVEMFHEQAEGLKAGGADVLWVETISAPEEYQAASEAARLADMPWCGTMSFDTAGRTMMGLTSGAMAGMVEKLDHAPLAYGANCGVGASDLLRTVLGFRASGNPRPVIAKGNAGIPKYHDGHIHYDGTPELMARYAVLARDAGATIIGGCCGTTPEHLRAMRAALENTPRGAAPDLEQIAAEMGGFSSGVDGTEENSDGPKRERRGRRRTQS, encoded by the coding sequence ATGTCCGACCCCCTCTCTCGTCTTCTCGCTTCTCGGGACTGGCTTATGGCCGATGGGGCAACGGGCACCGTCTTGTTCAACATGGGCCTGCAATCGGGCGATGCGCCCGAGTTGTGGAACGTCGATCATCCAGAGCGGATTACGAAGCTCTATAAAGGCGCGGTCGATGCGGGGTCCGATATATTCTTGACGAACTCCTTCGGCGGAACGGCGGCGCGGTTGAAGCTTCACAACGCCCAGAGCCGTGTGCACGAGTTGAACAAAGCAGCCGCAGAGATCGGCCGCGACGTGGCAGACAAGGAAGGTCGCGACATTATCGTTGCAGGCTCGGTCGGGCCCACCGGTGAGATCATGGCCCCCATGGGCCCCCTTACCCACGAGATCGCAGTCGAGATGTTCCACGAACAGGCCGAGGGCCTGAAAGCGGGCGGCGCCGATGTGCTGTGGGTGGAAACGATCTCGGCCCCGGAAGAGTACCAGGCCGCGTCAGAAGCCGCGCGCCTTGCGGACATGCCATGGTGCGGAACTATGAGCTTTGACACCGCAGGCCGCACGATGATGGGCCTGACGTCGGGGGCGATGGCGGGAATGGTCGAGAAACTGGACCACGCGCCTTTGGCCTATGGCGCGAACTGCGGTGTGGGCGCGTCGGACCTTTTGCGGACAGTGCTTGGGTTCCGGGCATCGGGCAACCCACGCCCGGTGATCGCCAAGGGCAATGCCGGTATCCCGAAATACCACGATGGCCATATCCATTACGATGGCACGCCCGAGTTGATGGCGCGTTACGCCGTTCTGGCCCGGGACGCTGGGGCAACAATTATTGGCGGCTGCTGCGGCACAACGCCCGAGCACCTGCGCGCCATGCGCGCAGCGCTTGAGAACACGCCACGCGGGGCCGCCCCTGATCTAGAGCAGATCGCGGCAGAGATGGGCGGCTTTTCCTCGGGCGTGGATGGCACGGAAGAAAACAGCGACGGCCCAAAGCGCGAGCGCCGAGGACGGCGCCGGACCCAATCGTAG
- the purQ gene encoding phosphoribosylformylglycinamidine synthase subunit PurQ, with product MKAAVLVFPGSNCDRDLAVGFRQAGFEVEMVWHKETALPSGIDVVGIPGGFSYGDYLRCGAIAAQSPIMAAVSAFAGKGGHVLGVCNGFQVLCETQLLPGVLMRNSGIKFVCRSELLTVASTASPFTDGYGLGDRISIPVAHHDGNYQIDDAGLAALQGEDRVAFTYGDNPNGSRADIAGVLSANRRVLGMMPHPERAVDEAHGGTDGVALFASLAASLVTA from the coding sequence GTGAAGGCGGCGGTCCTCGTCTTTCCCGGCTCGAATTGCGACCGTGATCTGGCCGTGGGGTTTCGCCAAGCGGGCTTCGAGGTGGAAATGGTCTGGCACAAGGAGACGGCGCTGCCTTCAGGCATTGATGTCGTCGGCATTCCGGGCGGATTTTCCTACGGCGATTACCTGCGCTGCGGGGCCATTGCGGCGCAATCGCCGATCATGGCGGCGGTCTCGGCCTTTGCGGGCAAGGGCGGCCACGTTCTGGGGGTGTGCAACGGGTTCCAGGTCCTGTGCGAAACGCAGCTTTTGCCGGGTGTCCTGATGCGCAACAGCGGTATCAAGTTTGTTTGCCGGTCCGAGCTTTTGACCGTTGCCAGCACCGCATCGCCCTTCACTGACGGCTATGGTCTTGGCGACCGGATCAGCATTCCGGTGGCCCATCACGATGGCAACTACCAGATCGACGACGCGGGCCTTGCGGCATTGCAGGGGGAAGATCGCGTGGCGTTCACCTATGGCGACAATCCCAACGGGTCGCGCGCCGATATCGCCGGCGTCCTCAGCGCCAATCGTCGGGTTCTGGGCATGATGCCCCACCCTGAGCGGGCGGTGGATGAGGCCCATGGCGGCACCGATGGCGTGGCGCTATTCGCCTCGCTGGCGGCGTCTTTAGTGACGGCCTGA
- a CDS encoding PA0069 family radical SAM protein: MEHSGKRRIGRGVRANPAGRFERHGREAVDDGWDLIEDLPPLRTEVTEESARRVITRNTSPDISFDRSINPYRGCEHGCVYCFARPSHAYLGLSPGLDFETKLIARPNAAAVLEAELRRASYACDVIAIGTNTDAYQPIERDRQVMRGVLEVLQRFHHPVTIATKGTLIERDVDILADMAERGLARVGISVTTLQADLSRRMEPRVPAPARRLRTIEALAKAGVPVRVMISPIVPGLTDHELEGIINAARDAGAAAASMIPIRLPREVAALWEDWLAEHYPERVGRVMSKLRDMHGGKPYEAEFGKRMRGEGIWADLLQQRFTRAVRAAGLSEHLPSLRTDLFEVPLAQGDQLALF, from the coding sequence ATGGAGCATTCGGGAAAACGGCGCATTGGGCGAGGGGTGCGAGCCAACCCCGCCGGGCGGTTTGAACGTCATGGGCGCGAGGCCGTGGACGATGGGTGGGACCTTATAGAAGATTTGCCGCCCCTGAGAACCGAGGTGACGGAGGAATCCGCACGGCGGGTCATAACGCGCAATACGTCGCCCGACATCTCGTTCGACCGCTCGATCAACCCGTATCGCGGGTGCGAGCATGGCTGTGTTTATTGTTTCGCCCGCCCGTCCCACGCCTATCTTGGCCTGTCGCCGGGACTGGACTTTGAGACCAAGCTGATCGCCCGGCCCAATGCCGCCGCTGTGCTGGAGGCTGAGCTGCGCCGGGCGAGCTATGCCTGCGACGTGATTGCCATCGGCACCAACACCGACGCCTACCAACCGATTGAACGCGACCGTCAGGTGATGCGCGGTGTATTGGAGGTGTTGCAGCGGTTTCACCATCCGGTGACCATCGCGACCAAAGGCACGCTGATTGAACGGGACGTGGATATCCTTGCGGACATGGCCGAACGAGGATTGGCCCGTGTGGGCATCTCGGTGACCACGTTGCAGGCAGACCTGTCGCGCCGGATGGAGCCGCGCGTGCCCGCGCCGGCGCGCCGCTTGCGCACGATCGAGGCGCTGGCCAAAGCGGGGGTGCCGGTGCGGGTAATGATTTCTCCCATCGTGCCGGGGCTGACGGATCATGAGCTGGAGGGCATCATCAATGCCGCCCGCGATGCAGGCGCCGCGGCGGCCAGCATGATCCCAATCCGCTTGCCCCGAGAAGTGGCGGCGCTGTGGGAAGACTGGCTGGCAGAACATTATCCCGAACGTGTCGGCCGCGTGATGTCCAAACTGCGCGACATGCATGGGGGTAAACCCTACGAGGCCGAATTCGGCAAACGCATGCGGGGAGAGGGGATCTGGGCGGACCTGTTGCAGCAACGCTTTACCCGCGCCGTGCGGGCGGCGGGATTGTCGGAGCACCTTCCGTCTTTGCGAACGGACCTGTTCGAGGTGCCCTTGGCTCAAGGTGACCAACTCGCCTTGTTCTGA
- a CDS encoding N-(5'-phosphoribosyl)anthranilate isomerase, with amino-acid sequence MDDLFTCAPPVAPSIATDRWIEHLFSARAAINGHVVRRKACDVERIVGWPRFRAELRRRGYSAVRNGTQVVIFCNAQPVHPI; translated from the coding sequence ATGGATGACCTCTTCACATGCGCCCCGCCTGTCGCCCCGTCGATCGCCACCGATCGCTGGATTGAACACCTGTTCTCGGCCCGCGCGGCAATTAACGGCCATGTGGTACGCCGCAAGGCTTGCGACGTGGAACGCATCGTCGGCTGGCCTCGCTTCCGCGCCGAGCTGCGCCGTCGGGGCTACTCAGCGGTGCGCAACGGCACCCAAGTTGTCATCTTCTGCAACGCCCAACCCGTTCACCCGATTTGA
- a CDS encoding B12-binding domain-containing protein, giving the protein MSDQEDEIILSELNDEDLVAQMFDDLYDGLKEEIEEGVNILLEREWEPYRVLTEALVGGMTIVGNDFRDGILFVPEVLMAANAMKGGMAILKPLLIETGAPRVGKMVIGTVKGDIHDIGKNLVSMMMEGAGFEVVDLGINNAVENYLEALEAEKPDILGMSALLTTTMPYMKVVIDTLNEKGIRDDYIVLVGGAPLNDEFGKAIGADAYCRDAAVAVETAKEWVARKHNQMSASA; this is encoded by the coding sequence ATGTCTGACCAAGAAGACGAGATCATCCTGTCTGAGCTGAACGACGAAGACCTCGTCGCGCAGATGTTCGACGACCTTTACGACGGCCTCAAAGAGGAAATCGAGGAGGGTGTGAACATCCTTCTGGAACGCGAGTGGGAGCCCTACCGGGTCCTCACCGAGGCGCTAGTGGGCGGCATGACGATTGTCGGCAACGACTTCCGCGATGGCATCTTGTTCGTGCCCGAAGTTCTGATGGCCGCCAACGCCATGAAGGGCGGCATGGCGATCCTGAAGCCTCTGCTGATCGAAACCGGCGCCCCGCGCGTGGGCAAGATGGTGATCGGCACCGTGAAGGGCGACATCCACGACATCGGCAAGAACCTTGTATCGATGATGATGGAAGGTGCCGGGTTTGAGGTGGTGGATCTGGGCATCAATAATGCCGTGGAAAACTACCTAGAGGCGTTGGAGGCCGAGAAGCCCGACATTCTGGGCATGTCCGCATTGCTCACCACGACCATGCCGTACATGAAAGTCGTGATTGATACCCTGAACGAAAAGGGCATCCGCGATGATTACATCGTTCTTGTCGGCGGCGCTCCGTTGAATGACGAGTTCGGCAAAGCCATCGGCGCCGACGCCTACTGCCGCGATGCTGCCGTTGCGGTGGAGACAGCGAAGGAATGGGTTGCCCGCAAACATAACCAGATGAGCGCCTCGGCCTGA
- the purC gene encoding phosphoribosylaminoimidazolesuccinocarboxamide synthase, whose translation MARRKLVYEGKAKTLYEGPEPGTLVQYFKDDATAGNGEKRDIIDGKGVLNNRLSEFFMTGLGNIGVPTHFIKRLNMREQLIRAVEIVPLEVVVRNVAAGSICPRLGIEEGTQMPRPIVEFYYKNDDLNDPIVSEEHIIAFGWAAQQDLDDMVSLALRVNDFMSGLMLGVGIKLVDFKIEIGRIYDGDFMRLIVADEISPDSCRLWDIETGRKLDKDVFRRDLGDLADAYTEVARRLGIMPQGSSGATKPTLIN comes from the coding sequence ATGGCACGCCGTAAGCTGGTCTATGAAGGCAAGGCAAAAACCCTTTATGAGGGACCTGAGCCCGGCACGTTGGTACAGTATTTCAAGGATGACGCCACCGCTGGCAACGGCGAGAAGCGCGATATCATTGACGGCAAGGGCGTGCTGAACAACCGTCTATCGGAATTCTTCATGACCGGCCTCGGCAACATTGGTGTGCCGACCCATTTCATCAAACGCCTCAACATGCGCGAGCAATTGATCCGCGCCGTTGAAATCGTGCCGTTGGAAGTGGTGGTGCGCAACGTGGCGGCGGGCTCGATCTGTCCCCGTCTCGGGATCGAGGAAGGCACGCAGATGCCCCGCCCGATTGTTGAGTTTTATTACAAGAATGACGACCTGAACGATCCGATTGTCAGCGAGGAGCATATCATCGCTTTCGGGTGGGCCGCACAGCAGGATCTGGACGACATGGTGTCGCTCGCGTTGCGGGTGAATGATTTCATGAGCGGCCTGATGTTGGGCGTCGGTATCAAGTTGGTGGACTTCAAGATCGAGATTGGCCGCATCTATGACGGCGATTTCATGCGTCTGATCGTGGCCGATGAGATCAGCCCCGACAGCTGCCGGCTATGGGACATCGAGACAGGCCGGAAGTTGGACAAAGACGTGTTCCGGCGCGATCTGGGCGATCTGGCCGATGCTTACACGGAAGTGGCACGGCGCCTTGGGATCATGCCTCAGGGCTCCTCTGGAGCGACAAAGCCGACATTAATCAACTGA